From a region of the uncultured Desulfatiglans sp. genome:
- a CDS encoding hypothetical protein (Evidence 5 : Unknown function), with protein MYILFIFTTILSPVDLRLTLVDFESVYNYPWMMGKYRNKTAAQIRVERPCSSLAAA; from the coding sequence ATGTATATTTTGTTTATATTTACAACGATTTTGAGCCCGGTGGATCTCCGGCTCACTCTGGTCGATTTCGAGTCTGTTTACAATTATCCCTGGATGATGGGCAAATATCGAAATAAAACAGCGGCTCAGATACGGGTGGAGCGTCCCTGCTCCTCCCTCGCTGCGGCCTGA
- a CDS encoding hypothetical protein (Evidence 5 : Unknown function) encodes MRSIRTRPDQPWTAINLLHQRIRGIESVRCLQSDISDPLVRLTKDPLVHPVSRLVRGSPDEPFMLTRTSRRDPVKATHDYGY; translated from the coding sequence ATGCGCTCCATCCGGACCCGGCCGGATCAGCCATGGACAGCCATCAACCTGCTTCACCAAAGGATCCGGGGCATCGAAAGCGTCCGTTGCTTGCAATCCGATATCTCCGATCCACTCGTCCGGTTAACCAAGGATCCCTTGGTCCACCCGGTTTCGCGGCTGGTGCGCGGCAGCCCTGACGAACCGTTTATGCTGACGCGCACCAGCCGCAGAGATCCTGTAAAAGCAACTCATGATTATGGCTATTGA
- a CDS encoding conserved hypothetical protein (Evidence 4 : Unknown function but conserved in other organisms): protein MKVKHIDHIGIAVKEIASAGKFYTDVLGLEIKDIETVADQKVKVAFLPITDSEVELLESTEPDGPVARYIDSRGEGIQHIAFCVENIEEALKELKAKGVRLIDQTPRRGAGGAKIAFIHPKETNGVLVEICERD from the coding sequence ATGAAAGTCAAACACATCGACCACATTGGCATCGCAGTCAAGGAAATCGCTTCGGCCGGCAAGTTTTACACCGATGTGCTCGGGCTCGAAATCAAGGATATCGAAACCGTCGCGGACCAAAAGGTCAAGGTCGCCTTCCTCCCCATCACGGACAGTGAAGTGGAGCTGCTCGAATCCACCGAGCCGGACGGCCCCGTGGCCCGGTACATCGATTCCCGCGGTGAGGGAATCCAGCATATCGCCTTTTGTGTGGAAAACATCGAGGAGGCACTGAAAGAGTTGAAAGCCAAAGGCGTGCGCCTGATCGACCAGACGCCGCGGCGAGGAGCGGGAGGCGCTAAAATCGCCTTCATTCATCCTAAAGAGACCAATGGGGTGTTGGTTGAAATATGCGAACGCGACTGA
- a CDS encoding hypothetical protein (Evidence 5 : Unknown function) — MTSDPLSPAPGGTTLCYPDGVKSCFACCPPIRPAGYEHIDYRIMIQRMLRENTRAFDRLGRDASPITGFSCWALGYLDRECRLVGCLLHPAANNGVDMRYRVDYGNKCRREKCPQAVEFERLSPGAQRFWLRLTRGLDSFAYSSRRTNPLFTLLEWGAEVLEAVPKEVTEEIGSSRELCDRLPFFRTALPPRVHGYFLKRALDHAGTAPLKRKDFSARFEDFARSAADRVRAALDPGDEAGPFTHRLPLDRQFLDFVRLSAGGKRMGLEKALAIKKSLDTAFEDILSDVFPNGLAVDRHGALLG; from the coding sequence ATGACGAGCGATCCTTTGTCGCCGGCCCCCGGCGGAACCACCCTGTGTTATCCGGACGGGGTGAAGAGCTGCTTCGCCTGCTGCCCCCCGATACGACCTGCGGGCTATGAGCATATCGACTATCGAATCATGATCCAGCGCATGCTGCGGGAGAACACGCGCGCCTTCGACCGTCTCGGCAGAGATGCTTCCCCGATTACGGGTTTCAGCTGCTGGGCTCTTGGGTACCTCGACCGGGAATGCCGGTTGGTTGGCTGCCTGCTCCATCCGGCGGCGAACAACGGCGTGGATATGCGCTACCGCGTCGACTACGGGAATAAGTGCCGCCGTGAAAAATGCCCCCAGGCCGTTGAATTCGAACGGCTGTCGCCCGGCGCGCAGCGTTTCTGGCTGAGATTGACCAGGGGCCTCGACAGCTTCGCGTATTCGAGCCGCAGAACGAACCCTCTCTTCACCCTGCTCGAGTGGGGCGCCGAGGTCCTGGAGGCGGTTCCCAAGGAGGTGACGGAGGAGATCGGGTCTTCGAGGGAACTGTGCGACCGGCTGCCGTTTTTCCGGACCGCTCTTCCGCCGAGGGTCCATGGCTATTTTCTCAAGCGGGCCTTGGACCATGCCGGGACGGCCCCCTTGAAGCGGAAGGACTTCTCTGCCCGATTCGAAGATTTCGCCCGTTCTGCTGCGGATCGAGTCCGCGCAGCGCTGGATCCGGGGGATGAAGCAGGTCCCTTTACGCATCGTTTGCCGCTCGACCGGCAGTTCCTCGATTTTGTCCGCCTCTCGGCGGGCGGCAAACGCATGGGTCTCGAAAAAGCCCTGGCGATCAAAAAATCGCTCGATACGGCCTTCGAAGACATCCTCTCCGACGTCTTCCCCAATGGCCTCGCCGTCGATCGGCATGGCGCACTTCTCGGATGA
- the infA gene encoding Translation initiation factor IF-1, translated as MSKDELIKLEGQVTRILGGGAMEIQCDNQLTIRGVLSGRMKKNRIRVMAGDRVQISISPYDTTHGLVTYRF; from the coding sequence TTGAGCAAAGATGAACTCATCAAGCTGGAGGGTCAGGTGACCAGGATCCTGGGCGGAGGAGCCATGGAAATCCAATGCGACAACCAGTTGACCATCCGCGGTGTCCTTTCAGGGCGCATGAAGAAAAACCGCATCAGGGTCATGGCGGGTGATCGCGTCCAGATCAGCATCTCGCCTTATGACACGACCCACGGGTTGGTCACCTATCGCTTCTAG
- a CDS encoding Hydantoinase/oxoprolinase, producing the protein MILGLDVGGTQTDAVLIDESGVLLETKTPTSDDLLQTLRESLDKTLDGVEPAGIERMVFSTTMATNAIIQDLLEPTGMIVSAGPGMNPEWFSIGPSYHVVQGALDHQGFETLPLRKEEVESSADEISREGVRNIGIVSKFSVRNPAHELQMAQWVGDRFADVALGHSVSGVLNFPRRITTTYLNAALTGMHRRFAECLTEILEEKGFKAPRYLLKPDGGTVALEQSLGFPARTAQSGPAASVMGALAVDGCCGVSLVLDIGGTTTDMAVVLNGIPLLAPVGIQIGLFRTLIRSLYTRSIGVGGDSEVQLQKNGALKVGPVRQGPPMALGGPAPTPTDAMVTLGLLDVGSRERARAAMESLGARLGGLDPLTTAEQVLERMAKTIAEAARAFIFAINERPVYTIYEVLQESRIEPESIVIIGGPAAQLADYVSAALQLPYRLPPHSGVANAIGAAVARVTSEINLHADTQRGTLVIPEAQIMESIPYRFNVDQAIDRATDVLAARAEQIGAASGAAPVTIAEKQVFNMIRGFSRTGQIIRLKLCIVPGLIPQWKRGG; encoded by the coding sequence ATGATTCTAGGATTGGACGTTGGCGGCACCCAGACCGATGCCGTCCTGATCGATGAATCCGGCGTTCTGCTGGAGACCAAAACGCCGACGAGCGACGATTTGCTGCAAACCCTCAGGGAGTCCCTCGACAAGACGCTCGATGGGGTGGAACCCGCAGGGATCGAACGGATGGTCTTTTCGACCACGATGGCCACCAACGCGATTATCCAGGATCTCCTCGAGCCTACGGGTATGATTGTCTCGGCCGGTCCGGGAATGAATCCGGAGTGGTTTTCCATCGGTCCTTCGTACCACGTGGTCCAAGGCGCCCTGGATCATCAGGGGTTCGAAACCCTGCCTTTGAGAAAGGAAGAGGTCGAATCCTCAGCGGACGAGATCAGCCGTGAGGGCGTCCGCAACATCGGGATCGTGAGTAAGTTTTCCGTGCGCAATCCGGCGCACGAACTCCAGATGGCTCAGTGGGTCGGCGACCGCTTCGCAGATGTCGCGCTGGGGCACTCGGTTTCGGGTGTGCTGAATTTCCCCCGCCGGATCACCACCACCTATCTCAATGCCGCCCTGACCGGGATGCACAGGCGTTTTGCCGAATGCCTCACGGAGATTCTGGAGGAAAAGGGGTTCAAAGCGCCTCGTTATCTCCTGAAGCCGGATGGGGGCACCGTCGCCTTGGAGCAGAGCCTCGGCTTTCCTGCCAGGACGGCGCAATCCGGTCCGGCCGCCAGCGTCATGGGGGCCCTGGCCGTCGACGGATGCTGCGGCGTCTCTCTCGTATTGGACATCGGGGGGACGACGACGGACATGGCCGTAGTATTGAACGGCATTCCGCTTCTGGCTCCGGTGGGGATTCAGATCGGGTTGTTTCGTACGCTGATCCGGTCTCTCTATACCCGGTCCATAGGGGTAGGCGGCGACAGCGAGGTCCAGCTCCAGAAGAACGGGGCATTGAAGGTCGGCCCTGTCAGACAGGGGCCGCCGATGGCTTTGGGTGGGCCGGCGCCGACGCCGACCGATGCGATGGTCACCCTGGGACTTTTGGACGTGGGGAGTCGCGAACGCGCCCGTGCGGCCATGGAGTCCCTCGGTGCTCGATTGGGGGGGCTGGATCCCCTGACGACGGCCGAGCAGGTGCTCGAGCGGATGGCCAAGACCATCGCGGAGGCCGCCCGGGCCTTCATCTTCGCGATCAACGAACGACCCGTGTATACGATCTATGAAGTGCTGCAGGAGAGCCGGATCGAACCCGAGTCGATCGTCATCATCGGCGGGCCGGCGGCACAATTGGCCGATTACGTGAGCGCCGCTCTGCAGCTGCCTTACCGTCTGCCTCCTCACTCCGGCGTCGCCAACGCCATCGGGGCCGCGGTTGCACGAGTCACCTCCGAAATCAATCTGCACGCCGACACGCAGCGGGGTACGCTCGTCATCCCTGAGGCGCAGATCATGGAAAGCATCCCTTATCGTTTCAACGTCGATCAGGCCATCGACAGGGCCACGGACGTCCTGGCCGCGAGGGCGGAGCAGATTGGGGCGGCCTCCGGCGCGGCGCCCGTTACCATCGCTGAAAAACAGGTCTTCAACATGATCAGGGGTTTCTCCCGCACCGGCCAGATCATCCGGCTGAAGCTGTGCATCGTCCCGGGATTGATCCCCCAATGGAAGCGAGGCGGATGA
- a CDS encoding Histone deacetylase family protein, translating into MLKASRKIGLVFFPAFDWAISPTHPEREERLLYTQDQVMEEGLLDVDGIIEYRVRPATTADIQRVHFCVPDEQAVTTESHLISAGGCLVAADAVLRGEVESAFALVRPPGHHAMRVVHGNRGFCNINIEAIMIEYLRDRYGIRKVAIVDTDCHHGDGTQDIYWHDPDTLFISIHQDGRTLYPGSGFPHEAGGPNAQGATVNIPLPPKTGEEGFLYTLEELVMPLLERFEPELVINSAGQDNHFNDPITNMNFSARGYAQLNARLRPDLAVLEGGYAVEDALPYVNLGIIMAMAGLDTSCVKEPNYDRDYRPQPPDITMHIHRVVDEIKALFLEGGLKKTAFTEGDIVERNRNIFYDTDVIYEKQRERIRVCSHCAGALSIDSSASTGGHILGVHIPRDACDLCQATGRRWFEEAASGGSFNHVYLQDRVRRVYEKI; encoded by the coding sequence ATGCTGAAAGCTTCACGCAAGATCGGATTGGTTTTTTTTCCGGCCTTTGACTGGGCCATCAGCCCGACGCATCCTGAAAGAGAAGAGCGCCTGCTCTATACCCAGGATCAGGTTATGGAGGAAGGGCTGCTGGATGTGGACGGCATCATCGAGTACCGGGTCAGGCCGGCCACGACGGCCGACATTCAGCGGGTGCACTTCTGCGTCCCCGACGAGCAGGCCGTGACCACCGAGAGCCACCTCATATCCGCCGGCGGGTGTCTGGTAGCGGCGGATGCCGTGCTCAGAGGAGAGGTGGAAAGCGCCTTCGCTCTGGTGAGGCCGCCCGGGCATCATGCCATGCGGGTCGTTCACGGCAACCGGGGGTTCTGCAATATCAACATCGAAGCGATCATGATCGAATACCTGCGGGACCGTTATGGAATCCGGAAAGTGGCCATCGTCGATACGGACTGCCACCATGGCGACGGGACCCAGGATATCTACTGGCACGACCCGGACACCTTGTTCATCTCGATCCATCAGGACGGGAGGACCCTTTACCCCGGTTCGGGTTTTCCCCACGAGGCCGGCGGGCCCAATGCCCAGGGGGCTACCGTCAACATCCCGCTCCCTCCGAAGACCGGTGAAGAAGGATTCCTTTACACGCTCGAAGAGCTGGTGATGCCGCTCCTGGAGCGGTTCGAGCCCGAGCTGGTGATCAATTCCGCAGGCCAGGACAATCATTTCAACGACCCCATCACCAACATGAATTTTTCGGCGCGGGGCTACGCCCAGCTGAATGCCCGTCTGAGGCCCGATCTTGCCGTGCTGGAAGGGGGATATGCCGTCGAGGATGCTCTGCCGTATGTGAATCTGGGGATCATCATGGCGATGGCGGGCCTGGACACCTCTTGTGTCAAAGAGCCGAACTACGATCGGGACTATCGGCCTCAGCCTCCGGATATCACCATGCACATTCATCGCGTGGTCGACGAGATCAAGGCCCTTTTTCTCGAGGGCGGATTGAAGAAGACCGCCTTCACCGAGGGGGACATCGTCGAACGGAACCGCAACATCTTCTACGACACCGACGTGATCTATGAAAAGCAGCGCGAGAGGATCCGCGTGTGCTCCCATTGCGCGGGGGCCTTGTCGATCGATTCGAGCGCCAGCACCGGCGGCCACATCCTCGGCGTCCACATCCCGCGGGACGCCTGCGATCTGTGCCAGGCGACGGGGCGAAGGTGGTTCGAAGAGGCCGCTTCCGGCGGTTCGTTCAACCATGTGTATTTGCAGGACCGCGTGCGGCGGGTTTACGAAAAAATCTGA
- a CDS encoding conserved hypothetical protein (Evidence 4 : Unknown function but conserved in other organisms): MPHGCSRICPPVRPVAQVWGLVLTKRPDKSGFCMQGHVRGMSSQRERVRYRLDRIGAGQGVGWFACVPENEWTLPDGLAYLRDYPYDSFMHRHLLGVAGRMEEDEVRSVLRGGDPPGDPVRLVLAAERLVAKDRLGELPPLLAGIDQAVLRAASPLIDLKWSQLGLAEGHLYWLRCFARNMMRHEPLPDPDCAEHEILFDPPALALWRGSVVRLDERQACRRVEEAPKGGAALKETCRALTRALEGMGVLQGWESRTEATVSPYAVERPWRTTIGVAAGRNRFELEVNQISYGRGFNIHQARISCLMEIVERFSAFASVEDGRCRGYKCEHALLKGTYEELEAGGVPVLDPAALTLEVPYAGDPLYWVDGERVIGGRSEAVYLPAQLAFLFANLDEPDLTSGLSSTGFGAGRSPAAAKLSALLEVIERDAEKVVPFAEERCFLMDMEGAEGAEILDSLALKGIVIQFRDMTSEFGIPCYQAFIVGPGGVILKGSAAHLDGRHALLSALTEIPYPYPYWFGAVPPPPTLPVRRMRDIPCYASGEVEADLRRVEGLLEANRFAPIYVDLTREDLGIPVYRALVPGLEMMTVYDRFSPLCLRQFGHYLYRTYR, from the coding sequence ATGCCTCACGGATGTTCGCGAATTTGCCCACCGGTCCGGCCTGTTGCGCAGGTCTGGGGGTTGGTGCTGACGAAGCGGCCGGACAAGAGCGGTTTCTGCATGCAAGGCCATGTGAGGGGAATGTCTTCGCAGAGAGAAAGGGTCAGGTACCGGCTCGACCGGATCGGAGCCGGGCAGGGCGTCGGCTGGTTTGCCTGTGTGCCGGAGAACGAATGGACCCTGCCGGACGGGTTGGCCTATCTTCGCGATTACCCCTATGATTCGTTCATGCACAGGCATCTGCTCGGGGTTGCCGGCAGGATGGAAGAGGACGAGGTACGTTCCGTCTTGCGCGGCGGCGATCCGCCCGGTGATCCCGTGCGCCTGGTCCTTGCCGCGGAGCGGCTGGTCGCGAAGGACCGGCTTGGAGAGCTGCCGCCCTTGCTCGCCGGAATCGATCAGGCGGTCTTGCGGGCGGCTTCGCCCTTGATCGATCTGAAGTGGTCGCAGCTGGGCCTCGCCGAGGGGCACCTTTACTGGCTGCGCTGTTTCGCCCGGAACATGATGCGGCACGAACCGCTGCCTGATCCGGATTGCGCGGAGCACGAGATTCTTTTCGATCCCCCTGCGCTGGCTCTCTGGAGGGGATCCGTGGTTCGTCTGGACGAGCGGCAGGCCTGCCGCAGGGTTGAGGAGGCGCCGAAGGGCGGAGCGGCTCTGAAGGAGACGTGCAGGGCCTTGACCCGTGCCCTGGAGGGCATGGGGGTGCTCCAGGGGTGGGAGTCGAGGACCGAGGCCACCGTAAGCCCATACGCGGTGGAGCGGCCGTGGCGGACCACCATCGGGGTGGCGGCCGGGCGGAACCGGTTCGAATTGGAGGTGAACCAGATCAGTTACGGCCGGGGCTTCAACATCCATCAGGCCCGGATCTCCTGTTTGATGGAGATCGTGGAGCGTTTCTCAGCTTTTGCTTCTGTCGAGGATGGGAGATGTCGCGGGTACAAGTGCGAACATGCCCTGTTGAAGGGTACTTATGAGGAGCTCGAGGCTGGCGGCGTTCCCGTACTCGATCCTGCGGCGTTGACCCTGGAGGTCCCTTACGCAGGCGATCCCCTCTATTGGGTGGATGGCGAGAGGGTAATCGGCGGCCGGAGCGAGGCTGTCTATCTGCCGGCGCAGCTGGCTTTTCTATTCGCCAATCTGGACGAACCCGATCTGACCAGCGGACTTTCATCCACGGGTTTCGGGGCCGGGCGGTCGCCCGCGGCGGCCAAGCTGAGTGCGCTGCTCGAAGTCATCGAGCGCGATGCCGAAAAGGTGGTGCCGTTCGCGGAGGAGCGCTGCTTCCTGATGGACATGGAGGGTGCCGAAGGCGCCGAAATCCTCGACAGCCTGGCGCTGAAAGGCATCGTTATCCAGTTCCGGGATATGACTTCGGAGTTTGGCATTCCCTGCTACCAGGCCTTCATCGTGGGGCCGGGGGGTGTCATCCTGAAAGGCAGTGCCGCTCATCTCGACGGCCGTCACGCCCTCCTCTCAGCCTTGACGGAAATCCCATATCCTTATCCTTACTGGTTCGGTGCCGTGCCGCCGCCTCCTACCCTGCCGGTCCGGCGGATGCGGGATATCCCCTGTTACGCTTCGGGAGAGGTGGAAGCCGATTTGAGAAGGGTCGAAGGTTTGCTCGAAGCGAACAGGTTCGCTCCCATCTACGTGGACCTGACCCGTGAGGATCTCGGGATCCCGGTTTATCGGGCGCTGGTGCCGGGGCTCGAGATGATGACGGTGTACGATCGGTTTTCACCTCTTTGTCTGAGGCAGTTCGGACACTATCTTTATAGAACTTACCGTTGA
- the lepA gene encoding GTP-binding membrane protein (Evidence 2a : Function from experimental evidences in other organisms; PubMedId : 2999765; Product type f : factor) — translation MHQTRNFSIIAHIDHGKSTLADRMIQMTGLVDERKFRDQILDNMDIERERGITIKSQAVTLPYADSKGGSFHLNLIDTPGHVDFSYEVSRALVSCEGVLLLVDASQGVEAQTLANLYAAMEHDLVIIPVINKIDLPSADIERVKEQIEMDLGLDSDMALLCSAKEGVGIQEVMEAITRLIPPPKGDPSKPLTALVFDANYDPFRGTIVSCRIFDGELKAGDLIRLMSTGNTYKVEEVGLFQLTRVPQKKLSAGDVGYIIAGIKTVQDTRVGDTITLDTAPAPRPLPGFKVVKPVVFSSVYPMSSEDYEDLTAALEKYQLNDAALVYQKDSSAALGLGFRCGFLGLLHLEIFQERLEREFGQSVIMTVPSVRYRFVLTNGETIEVDNPLYYPEPATIQEALEPYIRTSILIPERYMGSVMDLCLERRGVNSKFNYPSQGRIEIQFDMPLAEVLYDFYDRLKTVTQGYGSFDYEFLDYRANDLVKVDILVNGEKVDALSQIVHRDRARTRALQACERLKEEIPRHLFKIPIQGAIGGTIIARSTISPFRKDVTAKCYGGDITRKRKLLEKQKKGKKRMKTIGSVSIPQSAFVAVFRSESK, via the coding sequence ATGCACCAGACACGCAACTTCAGCATCATTGCGCACATCGACCACGGAAAATCGACGCTTGCGGACCGGATGATTCAAATGACAGGCCTGGTCGACGAGCGCAAATTCAGAGACCAAATCCTCGACAACATGGATATCGAAAGGGAGAGGGGAATCACCATCAAGAGCCAGGCGGTCACCCTGCCCTACGCCGACTCGAAGGGAGGATCCTTCCACCTCAACCTGATCGACACCCCCGGGCACGTGGATTTTTCGTATGAGGTCTCGCGTGCGCTGGTCTCATGCGAGGGGGTGCTGCTCCTCGTCGACGCTTCCCAAGGTGTCGAGGCCCAGACCCTGGCCAATCTCTATGCCGCGATGGAACACGATCTGGTGATCATTCCCGTCATCAACAAGATAGACCTTCCCTCGGCCGACATAGAACGCGTCAAGGAACAGATCGAAATGGACCTCGGCCTCGATTCGGATATGGCCCTTCTCTGCTCCGCCAAGGAAGGGGTCGGCATCCAGGAGGTCATGGAGGCCATCACCCGGCTGATCCCTCCCCCGAAGGGCGACCCTTCGAAGCCTCTGACCGCGCTCGTTTTCGACGCCAACTACGATCCTTTCCGGGGGACGATCGTCAGTTGCCGCATCTTCGATGGCGAGCTGAAGGCGGGCGACCTCATCCGGCTCATGTCCACCGGCAACACCTACAAGGTGGAAGAGGTCGGCCTTTTTCAACTGACCCGCGTCCCCCAGAAGAAGCTCTCTGCAGGGGATGTAGGATATATCATCGCCGGGATCAAGACGGTCCAGGATACCCGGGTGGGGGACACTATCACGCTCGATACGGCGCCCGCCCCCAGGCCGCTGCCAGGGTTCAAAGTGGTCAAACCGGTCGTCTTTTCATCGGTCTATCCCATGAGTTCCGAGGATTACGAAGACCTGACCGCAGCGCTCGAAAAATACCAGCTCAACGACGCCGCCCTCGTGTATCAGAAGGATTCCTCCGCCGCCCTGGGCCTCGGGTTCCGCTGCGGATTCCTCGGGCTCCTGCACCTCGAGATCTTTCAGGAACGGCTCGAGCGCGAATTCGGCCAATCCGTCATCATGACCGTGCCGAGCGTCCGTTACCGATTCGTCCTCACGAACGGAGAGACCATCGAGGTGGACAATCCGCTCTATTACCCGGAACCGGCCACCATCCAGGAGGCCCTCGAACCTTACATCCGCACGAGCATCCTGATCCCCGAACGCTACATGGGGTCCGTCATGGACCTGTGCCTGGAACGGCGTGGGGTCAACAGCAAGTTCAATTATCCGAGTCAGGGGCGGATCGAGATCCAGTTCGACATGCCCCTGGCCGAGGTCCTTTACGACTTCTACGACCGGCTGAAGACCGTCACGCAGGGATATGGCTCCTTCGATTACGAATTCCTGGATTATCGGGCCAACGATCTCGTCAAGGTGGATATCCTCGTCAACGGCGAAAAGGTGGATGCGCTTTCCCAGATCGTTCACCGGGACCGGGCCAGGACCCGGGCGCTGCAGGCCTGTGAACGTCTGAAGGAAGAGATCCCGCGCCACCTTTTCAAAATCCCGATCCAGGGGGCCATTGGAGGCACCATCATCGCCCGGTCGACCATCTCTCCGTTCCGCAAGGACGTAACCGCCAAATGCTACGGCGGCGACATCACGCGCAAACGAAAACTGCTCGAAAAGCAGAAGAAGGGCAAAAAGCGGATGAAAACCATCGGATCCGTATCCATCCCCCAAAGCGCCTTCGTGGCCGTTTTCCGCTCGGAGAGCAAGTAG
- a CDS encoding hypothetical protein (Evidence 5 : Unknown function): MERLRFRPERVFLSNLGVNLRVCLCSGLPVASAQGLDYLDPGQNSSFPAWKQFLFQGFISGRTLVRMVPSGKGLFVQSRR; the protein is encoded by the coding sequence ATGGAACGTCTTAGATTCCGTCCGGAAAGGGTCTTTTTGTCCAATCTCGGCGTCAATCTGCGCGTTTGCTTGTGCAGCGGCCTGCCGGTCGCTTCCGCGCAAGGGCTGGATTACCTTGATCCTGGGCAAAACTCCTCATTTCCGGCCTGGAAACAATTTCTTTTTCAAGGCTTTATTTCCGGGCGGACACTTGTTAGGATGGTTCCATCCGGAAAGGGTCTTTTTGTCCAATCTCGGCGCTAA
- a CDS encoding conserved hypothetical protein (Evidence 4 : Unknown function but conserved in other organisms) encodes MNRRQFVFSQAPARRNTQPQAHFDQLEATELYCPNCRRAVPVRQFLLLVLPEGDKYEYRCQFCGTKVGDKIDRPAPFPGLIR; translated from the coding sequence ATGAATAGACGTCAATTTGTCTTTTCTCAAGCCCCGGCAAGAAGAAACACTCAACCCCAGGCTCACTTCGATCAGCTGGAGGCGACGGAGCTTTACTGCCCGAACTGCCGACGGGCCGTTCCTGTGAGGCAGTTTCTGCTCCTTGTGCTGCCGGAGGGCGACAAGTATGAATATCGATGCCAGTTTTGCGGAACAAAGGTCGGAGACAAGATCGATCGCCCGGCCCCCTTTCCGGGGCTGATCAGGTAG
- the mobA gene encoding Molybdenum cofactor guanylyltransferase — protein sequence MIMAIDAKTPQLPTDPKIADVAGVILAGGKSLRYGTNKAFVEVEGIPLIERVFKVMDTLFEEVILITNTPNLYSYLDRPMFEDIYKGKGPMGGLLTALSVLFPRPGFIVACDMPTLNADLIRHMVTAAEGFDIVVPMIGHRFEALHALYGPACLAPVKQLVSQNTLQIIRLFEHVSVRYVKEDELRRFDPQLASFFNINSPLEVERLMRTKGRQAL from the coding sequence ATGATTATGGCTATTGACGCAAAAACACCCCAGTTGCCAACCGACCCGAAGATCGCCGACGTTGCCGGAGTCATTCTGGCAGGAGGGAAAAGTCTTCGCTACGGAACGAACAAGGCGTTTGTGGAGGTGGAAGGCATTCCCCTGATCGAGCGTGTTTTCAAGGTTATGGACACCCTTTTCGAAGAAGTCATTCTGATCACCAATACACCGAACCTCTATAGTTACCTCGACCGCCCCATGTTCGAAGACATCTACAAGGGGAAAGGCCCCATGGGTGGTCTACTGACTGCGCTCAGCGTCCTCTTTCCGAGACCCGGATTCATAGTGGCCTGCGATATGCCCACCCTCAATGCCGACTTGATCCGTCACATGGTTACGGCCGCAGAGGGGTTCGACATCGTCGTCCCGATGATCGGACATCGTTTCGAAGCCCTGCACGCCCTCTACGGACCTGCCTGCCTTGCCCCTGTCAAGCAATTGGTCTCTCAAAACACGCTGCAGATCATACGGTTGTTCGAACACGTATCCGTCCGATATGTGAAGGAAGATGAATTGCGGCGTTTCGATCCGCAGCTCGCCTCATTTTTCAACATCAACAGCCCGCTGGAGGTAGAACGCCTCATGAGAACAAAAGGGCGGCAGGCCCTGTGA
- a CDS encoding hypothetical protein (Evidence 5 : Unknown function) has translation METGFQGWNVLDSVRKGSFCPISASICAFACAAACRSLPRKGWITLILGKTPHFRPGNNFFFKALFPGGHLLGWFHPERVFLSNLGANLQVWLCGDLQVASAHAHDFLEIGENPHSGTGNRVLREIISK, from the coding sequence TTGGAGACTGGCTTTCAGGGATGGAACGTCTTAGATTCCGTCCGGAAAGGGTCTTTTTGTCCAATCTCGGCGTCAATCTGCGCGTTTGCTTGTGCAGCGGCCTGCCGGTCGCTTCCGCGCAAGGGCTGGATTACCTTGATCCTGGGCAAAACTCCTCATTTCCGGCCTGGAAACAATTTCTTTTTCAAGGCTTTATTTCCGGGCGGACACTTGTTAGGATGGTTCCATCCGGAAAGGGTCTTTTTGTCCAATCTCGGCGCTAATCTGCAAGTTTGGTTGTGCGGCGACCTGCAGGTTGCCTCCGCACACGCGCATGATTTCCTTGAAATTGGCGAAAATCCTCATTCCGGGACTGGAAACCGGGTTCTACGGGAAATCATTTCCAAATGA